CGTCGATGTCAGCCGCCGGGCAGGTCGAGAGCTCCGCCGCGCCGCCCAGGATCAAGATGGCGCGGGTAACTTCGTTGCCGAGAACGATACCGTTCACGTTGCAGTCACCACCGCACTCGCACTCCTCCTCCAAGCACGCCTCGCGCGGGTAACAAGCCTCGAAGCTCTCGCAGTCGCGGATGTCCTTACAGAAGCCCCCTCGGCAATGCTGCCCCGGGGGGCAGTCATCGTCCGAAGTACAGGGCACGAAGGTAGGCGTCGGCGTAAGCGTCGGCGTCGGCGTGGGCGTCACCGTCGGCGTTCCCGTCTTCGTCGGCGTAGGTGTCGCCGTCGGAGCCACGCAAAAGCCCCCGACGCACACCAGCCCCGGCGGACAGATGCCATCAGGGCAGCTATCCGGTCCGTAGAAGGGATTGACCGCGGCGAACACATCCTGCACCGAGTTACGGTCGTTCGCGGTCAGGTTCGACGCGGTCGAAGCGAATGCTATCTCCCGGCCATCGCCGCTCACCCCGGGCGGGATGTCCGGAACGCCGTTGTTGGCGAGCTTTCCTTCGGCGTTAACATCGACGTAAAGCGTCCGCCCGATGTTCCGATCCCGCACGTACATGTTCGCGACGATGTCCGCCTCACCCGCCACGAGATTATTCGCGAACGACCCGAACGCCACGAACCGTCCGTCGTCACTGACGCTGGGCGGGAACGAGAAATCGTTCGCGTTCGCGCCGCGGAAGCTCGCGCTAATCATCTCGGTGGTCGACGCCTCCCGGTTGCGCGCGAAGACGTCCACGACGCCGTTGAGGTCGCCCTCTACCAGGTTGTCGGCCAGCGACTTGAAAGCCACGATGCGACCGTCTCCGCTGATCGCCGGTAGAATGCTGTCCCCGTCCCCCGGCACCCCGGCGTCGTTCACACTGACAATCTCGAGCGTCCCCGTGTTGCGGTCGCAAACAAACACATCGATCTTGTCGTTGATGTCGCCCGCCACCAGATTGGTCGCGGCCGAGGCAAAGGCGACGAACCTCCCGTCGCCACTGATCGCCGGCGACGAGCTTCCACGGTTCGGCTGCATCCCGCACACGCGCTCGGTGGCCCCCTCCTGCCGGTCCCGCACGAAGATGTCTGCAACTCCGTTGGTATCGTCGTCCACGAGATTGGTGGCCAGAGATTGAAAAGCGACGAAGCGCCCGTCTCCGCTCAGCGCCGGGAGCACGCTGGGCCCGTTGCCCAGAGCGCCTCCAGAACTGACGCTCGCGATTTCGGTTGTCCCCGCACCCCGGTCCCGCACAAAGACGTCCGCTTGTCCGTTGGTGTCTTCCGGAACCAGATTCGTCGCCAGGCTGTAGAAGGCCACGAGTTCTCCGTCGGCGCTGAGGCCCGGAGCCCCGCCTACAGCGTGACTCGCCCGATTCGCCTGTACACCCGCGCTGCTCACGCTGACCCGTTCCGTGAGATCG
This genomic window from Candidatus Binatia bacterium contains:
- a CDS encoding cohesin domain-containing protein, which encodes MGVGQRAGATLDGVDASRRGAWVAAALFAAVVVGTVPGRSVQALPPGEIEIVSVSSSGRGGDRPSSGPASNASGGVVAFYSDATNLVAGDSNHVRDVFVRVRDGDLTERVSVSSAGVQANRASHAVGGAPGLSADGELVAFYSLATNLVPEDTNGQADVFVRDRGAGTTEIASVSSGGALGNGPSVLPALSGDGRFVAFQSLATNLVDDDTNGVADIFVRDRQEGATERVCGMQPNRGSSSPAISGDGRFVAFASAATNLVAGDINDKIDVFVCDRNTGTLEIVSVNDAGVPGDGDSILPAISGDGRIVAFKSLADNLVEGDLNGVVDVFARNREASTTEMISASFRGANANDFSFPPSVSDDGRFVAFGSFANNLVAGEADIVANMYVRDRNIGRTLYVDVNAEGKLANNGVPDIPPGVSGDGREIAFASTASNLTANDRNSVQDVFAAVNPFYGPDSCPDGICPPGLVCVGGFCVAPTATPTPTKTGTPTVTPTPTPTLTPTPTFVPCTSDDDCPPGQHCRGGFCKDIRDCESFEACYPREACLEEECECGGDCNVNGIVLGNEVTRAILILGGAAELSTCPAADIDGGGTVTAEEVTQAATNMSIGCSQEGVPLVVGLDRAVTFSVSSASGEAGGPVALSIELGGSDGTVVSAQADLLFDPHLLDIGDPASSCAIDPRLAGRVFAATLPAAPAAPPGLRRLRLFVSDIEMPMEGIADGRIATCTFNVRETVGDVTSVVGLDNLTVGDATGRRFGTQAVSGSLSIAAPTTAPGRPVCAGDCDGDGEVFVTEITRVVLIMSGHAPLSQCPAADVDGDGEVFVTEVTRAVVNLGAGCPQ